One window of the Chryseobacterium sp. CY350 genome contains the following:
- a CDS encoding RsmB/NOP family class I SAM-dependent RNA methyltransferase — protein sequence MELIHRNLAIGIHDALQETFFEKNKYADKVIERLLKAHRKWGSQDRAVVSEIFYNIIRWKRRLEYYMGESVKPDNVYKLIVAYCLYSKTNYKRFEEFEGIKIADITTKLKKGTVPTKSIEYSIPEWLAETLEKELGPIWEKEMKALNEQAPTVLRANSLKTSAKELISDLAVEDVVAYTVKNYPDAVQLEEKKNVFLTTAFKDGLFEVQDATSQKIGYFLDVKEGQRVVDVCAGAGGKTLHLAALMGNKGQIIALDIYEWKLAELKRRAKRAGAHNIETRMISDNKVIKRLHEKADRLLIDAPCSGLGVLKRNPDSKWKIDQAFIDRIKKEQQQIIQDYSKILKKGGKMVYATCSILPSENNEQVAEFLKNNPDFKLIKDEKVMPSEGYDGFYMALIERLA from the coding sequence ATGGAATTAATACACAGAAACTTGGCCATCGGAATTCACGATGCTCTACAAGAAACTTTTTTTGAGAAAAATAAATACGCCGATAAAGTAATCGAAAGACTTTTAAAGGCTCACAGAAAGTGGGGAAGCCAAGACAGAGCAGTTGTTTCGGAGATTTTCTACAATATCATTCGTTGGAAAAGACGCCTTGAATATTACATGGGTGAAAGCGTAAAACCTGACAATGTTTATAAATTAATTGTTGCTTACTGTCTTTATAGTAAAACTAACTACAAAAGATTTGAAGAATTTGAAGGCATTAAAATTGCCGACATCACCACCAAACTAAAAAAAGGAACCGTTCCTACAAAATCTATCGAATATTCAATTCCTGAATGGTTGGCTGAAACTTTAGAAAAAGAACTGGGTCCGATTTGGGAAAAAGAAATGAAAGCTTTGAATGAACAAGCTCCGACAGTTTTAAGAGCAAATTCATTGAAAACTTCAGCAAAAGAATTAATTTCAGATCTTGCCGTTGAAGATGTAGTAGCTTACACGGTGAAAAATTATCCGGATGCTGTACAGCTTGAAGAAAAAAAGAATGTCTTCTTAACTACGGCCTTTAAAGACGGATTATTTGAAGTACAAGACGCAACATCACAGAAAATTGGCTATTTCCTTGATGTAAAAGAAGGTCAGAGAGTGGTCGACGTTTGTGCAGGAGCCGGAGGAAAAACCCTTCACCTTGCCGCATTGATGGGCAATAAAGGTCAGATTATCGCTTTAGATATTTACGAATGGAAATTGGCTGAATTAAAGCGCAGAGCAAAAAGAGCCGGAGCTCACAACATCGAAACTCGTATGATTTCTGATAACAAAGTAATCAAACGTCTTCATGAAAAAGCAGACAGATTGTTGATTGACGCACCTTGCTCAGGTTTGGGAGTTTTAAAAAGAAACCCAGACAGCAAATGGAAAATTGATCAGGCGTTTATCGACAGAATTAAAAAAGAACAACAGCAAATTATTCAGGATTACTCAAAAATCCTTAAGAAAGGTGGGAAAATGGTGTACGCAACATGTTCTATTCTTCCTTCTGAAAACAATGAACAGGTGGCAGAATTTCTGAAAAACAATCCTGATTTTAAATTAATAAAAGACGAAAAAGTAATGCCTAGCGAAGGCTACGACGGTTTCTACATGGCTTTGATCGAAAGACTGGCCTAA
- a CDS encoding GLPGLI family protein — protein sequence MIRSLLLFFFTVLSVLNFAQTYEIQYTSSYNGKVQPNQNPTIVWVNESDNFILNVKTKEQKSEYPFEISKIEKPSNKIVSYGFLKLGEIISTSDSEAVAKQSFEFTDKTKKILGYNCKHAVTKINSNTIEVWYTNDLKMKGGPSSLGQNLGLVLEIERNGNSATTATSLKKIKKSGIENIINKPITPTDLLSYKDLLWKSRFTTLKVFENEIINFSDQSKSDENIKRFANGTIILKKIKFPKISQGESIFAELKQQSNGDAYDRTGAVFLIPEEKSQSFFDGLEKGVKTLPLYENGNGKQYFGIISSENYQPTVEMMRFFTAFGINKFNNLELKDKTWETINPFRQDITELKPSLSEKEIWVGVFIGNYDKGGHKVSLEITIHKSDQIVHKNNKVIPLFNTTNIMEMAGQDYATMFDNDKGLFVEFNLAKDLKNGQLRYITTGHGGWENGDEFIPKANSIFLDGKMIFSFTPWRTDCGSYRLYNPASGNFPDGLSSSDLSRSNWCPGTITNPNYIQLGDLKAGKHTIQVKIPQGKPEGTSFSAWNISGSLLGFE from the coding sequence ATGATCAGATCACTACTTCTCTTTTTCTTCACAGTTTTATCTGTTTTAAATTTCGCACAGACCTACGAAATTCAATACACCAGTTCTTACAACGGAAAAGTTCAGCCTAATCAAAATCCTACAATTGTTTGGGTCAATGAAAGTGACAATTTTATCCTAAATGTAAAAACGAAAGAACAGAAAAGCGAATATCCTTTTGAAATCAGTAAGATAGAAAAACCTTCAAATAAAATCGTTTCTTACGGTTTTTTGAAGCTTGGCGAAATTATTTCAACTTCCGATTCCGAAGCTGTAGCAAAACAAAGTTTTGAATTTACTGATAAAACCAAGAAAATTTTAGGATATAATTGTAAACATGCGGTCACAAAAATCAATTCAAACACTATTGAAGTTTGGTACACGAATGATCTGAAAATGAAAGGCGGACCATCGAGTCTTGGGCAAAATTTAGGTTTAGTCTTAGAAATTGAACGCAACGGAAATTCTGCAACGACCGCAACTTCTTTGAAAAAAATCAAAAAATCAGGAATAGAAAACATTATCAACAAACCTATAACTCCCACAGATCTTTTGAGTTATAAAGATCTACTTTGGAAAAGCAGATTCACAACTTTAAAAGTTTTTGAAAATGAAATCATCAATTTCTCAGACCAGTCGAAATCTGATGAAAATATCAAAAGATTTGCTAATGGAACCATAATTCTAAAGAAAATAAAATTTCCAAAAATTTCTCAAGGCGAAAGTATTTTTGCTGAATTAAAACAGCAATCGAACGGTGATGCTTACGACAGAACAGGAGCGGTATTTTTAATTCCTGAAGAAAAATCACAATCTTTTTTTGACGGATTGGAAAAAGGAGTAAAAACACTTCCGCTTTATGAAAATGGAAACGGAAAACAGTATTTCGGAATTATTTCTAGTGAAAATTATCAACCAACTGTAGAAATGATGCGGTTTTTTACTGCTTTTGGAATCAATAAGTTTAATAATTTAGAATTAAAAGATAAAACATGGGAAACGATTAATCCGTTTCGCCAGGATATCACCGAATTAAAACCTTCACTGTCTGAGAAAGAAATCTGGGTGGGAGTTTTCATCGGTAACTACGACAAAGGCGGTCACAAAGTGAGTTTAGAAATCACAATTCACAAAAGCGATCAGATTGTACATAAAAATAATAAAGTGATCCCACTATTCAACACAACGAATATTATGGAAATGGCCGGACAGGATTACGCGACAATGTTTGATAACGATAAAGGCCTTTTTGTGGAATTCAATTTAGCGAAAGATTTAAAAAATGGTCAGTTACGGTACATCACAACTGGTCATGGCGGTTGGGAAAATGGTGACGAATTTATCCCGAAAGCAAATTCTATTTTTCTGGACGGCAAAATGATTTTTTCTTTTACACCGTGGAGAACCGATTGCGGATCTTATAGACTTTACAATCCTGCATCCGGTAATTTTCCGGACGGACTTTCATCTTCTGACCTGAGCCGCTCAAATTGGTGTCCGGGAACGATTACCAATCCGAATTACATTCAATTGGGAGATTTAAAAGCAGGAAAACATACCATTCAGGTGAAAATTCCTCAGGGAAAACCGGAAGGAACCAGTTTCAGCGCATGGAATATTTCTGGCTCACTGCTAGGTTTTGAATAA
- a CDS encoding sulfate/molybdate ABC transporter ATP-binding protein yields MLLEINNLYFSHTKDQPLFENFNLKLNEGKIIALAGESGCGKSTLLSLIYGLLNWERGEILFEGQKLMGPKGNLVPGEPEMKFVAQNFDLMPYATVAENVGKFISNINLAKKKETVNELLDVVGLSEFTNTLPKNLSGGQQQRVAIARALSVLPKLLLLDEPFSHLDFARKIELREKLFKYVKEKNISLIISTHEIQDIIPWLDQIVILDHGKLIQTDDAEETYKNPYNQYVAKLFGEVNIFSEAEKSDFKISNFAYFPQNIKISVEGFAAQVLESRFAGNHYWNKIISQNKELIIYTQEKINGDIKITFS; encoded by the coding sequence ATGCTATTAGAGATAAACAATTTATATTTTTCACATACAAAAGATCAACCTCTTTTTGAAAATTTCAATCTCAAGTTGAATGAAGGTAAAATTATTGCCTTAGCAGGAGAAAGCGGTTGCGGAAAATCTACTTTACTGAGTCTTATTTACGGACTTTTGAACTGGGAGCGAGGAGAAATTTTGTTTGAAGGTCAAAAACTCATGGGACCAAAAGGGAATCTCGTTCCCGGAGAACCCGAAATGAAATTTGTAGCTCAGAATTTTGACTTAATGCCTTATGCGACAGTTGCTGAAAATGTCGGAAAATTCATATCAAATATCAATTTAGCGAAGAAAAAAGAAACCGTCAATGAACTTCTGGATGTTGTCGGATTATCTGAATTTACCAATACACTTCCCAAAAACCTTAGCGGTGGACAGCAACAGAGAGTTGCCATTGCGAGAGCTCTTTCTGTTTTACCAAAATTACTTTTATTGGATGAGCCATTCAGCCATCTTGATTTTGCACGGAAAATAGAACTTCGTGAGAAACTTTTTAAATATGTTAAAGAAAAAAATATTTCTCTCATTATTTCTACGCACGAGATTCAGGATATTATCCCCTGGTTGGATCAGATTGTCATTCTTGACCACGGAAAATTAATACAGACCGATGACGCCGAAGAAACCTACAAAAACCCTTATAATCAGTATGTAGCCAAACTTTTCGGGGAAGTCAATATATTTTCTGAAGCTGAAAAATCAGATTTTAAAATTTCAAATTTCGCCTACTTTCCGCAGAATATAAAAATTTCAGTAGAAGGCTTTGCTGCTCAGGTTTTAGAAAGTCGCTTTGCAGGAAATCATTATTGGAATAAAATTATTTCACAAAATAAAGAACTTATCATTTATACTCAGGAAAAAATTAATGGTGATATAAAAATTACATTTAGTTAA
- a CDS encoding zinc ribbon domain-containing protein YjdM gives MSDVVICPKCSSEFTYEQDDLMVCSQCFYEWNPKETASESENSGKILDANGNELQDGDSVVVVKDLPVKGAPKPVKAGTKVKNIRLRPESDHNIDCKIDGFGSMALKSEFVKKA, from the coding sequence ATGAGTGATGTTGTTATCTGTCCTAAATGCAGTTCAGAATTTACCTACGAACAAGATGATTTAATGGTTTGTTCGCAATGTTTTTATGAGTGGAATCCTAAGGAAACTGCCTCAGAAAGCGAAAACTCTGGGAAAATTTTGGATGCTAACGGAAACGAACTGCAGGACGGTGATTCTGTGGTTGTAGTAAAAGATCTTCCGGTGAAAGGCGCTCCGAAACCTGTGAAAGCCGGAACTAAAGTTAAAAATATCCGTTTAAGACCAGAAAGCGATCATAATATAGATTGTAAAATTGACGGTTTTGGTTCGATGGCTTTGAAATCTGAGTTTGTGAAAAAAGCTTAA
- a CDS encoding YceI family protein, translating to MKRKLFSLAVPVVFAAIVVSCQKEKPLTNEGSEVTTTKNGNKYVLDTLNSKIEWKGYKVFKSENTSHFGTITFESGDVTVNEGKLESGKFVADMNSLTSVDLKDDAENLNKLNGHLKSGDFFETEKFPTASYEITKVTPSAEGDYNTLLDGNLTIKGITKPLQFKANVSVSEGLVSIATEPKDIMRQEFGVNFKSPAENGVIKDEVTLQINIKAIEKK from the coding sequence ATGAAAAGAAAACTATTTTCCCTTGCTGTTCCTGTAGTTTTTGCTGCAATAGTGGTATCGTGTCAGAAAGAAAAACCTTTAACCAATGAGGGAAGCGAGGTTACAACGACAAAGAACGGAAACAAGTACGTGCTGGATACACTAAACAGTAAAATAGAGTGGAAGGGTTATAAAGTTTTTAAATCTGAAAATACAAGTCATTTTGGGACAATCACGTTTGAAAGTGGTGATGTTACCGTAAATGAAGGAAAGCTGGAAAGTGGTAAATTTGTTGCAGATATGAATTCTCTCACTTCCGTTGATCTTAAAGATGATGCAGAAAATTTAAATAAACTGAATGGTCATCTGAAAAGTGGCGATTTCTTTGAAACAGAAAAGTTTCCTACCGCATCATACGAAATTACTAAAGTAACTCCTTCTGCCGAAGGTGATTACAATACATTATTAGATGGTAATCTTACGATAAAAGGAATTACAAAACCTTTGCAGTTTAAAGCGAATGTTTCTGTAAGTGAAGGATTGGTAAGCATTGCTACTGAACCAAAAGATATTATGAGACAAGAATTTGGAGTGAACTTTAAAAGTCCGGCTGAAAATGGCGTGATTAAAGACGAAGTAACGCTTCAGATTAATATAAAAGCTATAGAGAAAAAATAG